The DNA segment AGGTTTACCAATCAAACCGGATTCTCATATCAAAGAATCTCTAAAAGATATACGGTAAATTCCAGAAACCAATCATAGGTAGTAATGGCACACCCAGCCCTGACCATTCTTTTGAATAGCTAGTAACCTCACTTACGTTGCCTTGAGATTGACTATTACTGCCTTGATTATTGGAGTTTGATGATCCTTGGAAATTCACTTGTCTCTCAGCAGAGTAGCTGCTATTAAATGTGTAATCACTCCCCCCAGAGACAATTTGTTGTTGTGCTTCAGACATATCAGTAAGGAATTTGTGAGTCATAGTGAAAAGTCTCATTATGTGATTTGTCTGCAAAGTTGGCTACTTATTTATAATTTTTTGAGGTAATCAACTTTGCTGTTAATGACAAGAATATCTATTTTTCATACATGAATCACTTCCGGTTTCTGCAAAGTTATTCTCATAATTAAGAAACACGATTTGTATAATCAAGTAATGATAAATTCAGAAAAATACCTATAGTCTGATTCCTCTAAACTTAAGACAGTTATCTTAACTGGCAACAGGGAACAGGGACTGTCTGTGGTGGGGCTACTGTGTACACATAAGTCTAATAACCTAGCCCTAAAAACTTTTTATCCCCCCTTACACCCAGTCTCAACAGAAAAACTGGGTGCGTAAGTCCTAATTAATTAGAACTTGACATTATATTTATCGGCAAGCTCAGAAAGCTTTTCGTACTGCTGAATAGCGGCTTCCAAAATTAATTGTTTCGCTTCTTCTGGTGTATTGCCATTCTCTGGAATTAGATACTTAACATAAAGCGATATAAAATCAACCATAATTGCTGAACCTACCAAACCATGACTATCGGCTTCTTGTCCAGCGATCGCTGATACTAGACCTGCTTTAATTGGGTCTGGTTTCGCTTTCATGAACTGGTCAATAATTTGCCAGATATACTCATTGGGTATTAATTTTTCTAACTTAGTTTTATCAGGGATAAATTCTATACCTGCGGCTCTCGACTGCTCTACAACACACCATTCTGTAAATTCTTGTAGTGCTGTTTCGGGAAGTTTGGGGAGATATTTGTGCAGT comes from the Nostoc sp. PCC 7120 = FACHB-418 genome and includes:
- a CDS encoding CTB family bacteriocin, encoding MTHKFLTDMSEAQQQIVSGGSDYTFNSSYSAERQVNFQGSSNSNNQGSNSQSQGNVSEVTSYSKEWSGLGVPLLPMIGFWNLPYIF